A stretch of Colletotrichum lupini chromosome 2, complete sequence DNA encodes these proteins:
- a CDS encoding fungal cellulose binding domain-containing protein, with the protein MKATVVLSAVLGLVSSASAHYTFDKLLVNGAQQGGDNTYIRKHQNSYMPTKFKNIPSGSISPTDADFSCNKGATAAAKVFTVKAGDKVGLKQAFGGTGMLHPGPTQVYMSPVSNAASDKGTGTWYKVSQSLLCKAGNAESLRTGAWCSYGEDNVHFTVPSTIPNGQYLVRGEHVGLHGAHNGEAEFLLP; encoded by the exons ATGAAGGCCACTGTTGTTCTCTCCGCCGTCCTTGGCTTGGTCTCCTCGGCCTCTGCTCACTACACGTTTGACAAGCTCCTCGTCAACGGTGCTCAACAGGGTGGTGACAACACCTACATCCGCAAGCATCAAAACAGCTACATGCCCACCAAGTTCAAAAATATCCCTTCGGGCTCTATTTCGCCGACTGATGCCGATTTCTCCTGCAATAAGGGGGCCACTGCGGCCGCAAAGGTCTTCACCGTCAAGGCTGGCGACAAGGTTGGCCTCAAGCAGGCCTTCGGTGGCACCGGCATGCTTCACCCCGGCCCCACCCAGGTCTACATGAGTCCGGTCAGCAATGCGGCCTCCGATAAGGGCACCGGGACCTGGTATAAGGTCTCCCAGTCCCTGCTCTGCAAGGCCGGCAACGCCGAGTCTCTCCGTACTGGCGCGTGGTGCAGCTACGGCGAGGACAACGTCCACTTCACCGTCCCTTCGACCATCCCCAACGGCCAGTACCTCGTCCGTGGCGAGCACGTTGGTCTTCACGGCGCTCACAACGGCGAGGCTGAgttcttattac cttaa
- a CDS encoding tannase and feruloyl esterase: MKMPANESGSSTCNDDGKVPPPPWRVVISLKDAHSLSRCSRPTVRREQRDSKFIIGIMLSAMTLALWLLPTTSVAKANFSTQCDSLPTLIASLASNIGVITTSSIPTHSLNVSGTFNQVAFCRVNGSVPYPVNNNIFFEVWLPESIAYNDKFLAVGNGGLAGRIDYASMLENVNKGFATSGGDSGHLASDNNDGDAYPGGIYLPFLHDQNQVLAWIRNSIALFTPVAKEIATFYYEKSPQHTYYKGCSTGGAQGFALAQYHPQLFDGIVAGCPGNWYSHLALSFLWNQQVTLGASFLPQGSLDLIANAVLDKCDTLDGVEDRVLENPLACTFDLDKLACTTPATNSSHCLTSEQLTAAKNIYAGPRHSLSNTSIYPGFGLGSESEWMMQEGRLSLSFSLPLLQNMVFDDLNYNGSTFDWASDVDALDLKVGSLIDSVSPNLTSFKNRGGKLLVTQGWADPFNAATWPIDHLKEISQVTGGDRDEWLSLFMVPGKFRLVAAIMWLSLSARLMRFFM; the protein is encoded by the exons ATGAAGATGCCGGCAAATGAGTCTGGCAGCTCCACATGCAATGACGATGGCAAAgtaccgccgccgccctggCGCGTTGTCATATCTTTAAAAGATGCGCATAGTCTTTCAAGGTGTTCCAGACCGACTGTCCGTAGAGAACAACGGGACAGTAAATTCATAATTGGCATCATGCTATCCGCAATGACTTTGGCGTTATGGCTTCTGCCTACTACGAGCGTGGCAAAGGCGAATTTTAGCACACAATGCGACTCATTACCGACCTTGATCGCATCTCTCGCTAGCAACATCGGAGTAATTACGACAAGCTCCATACCGACTCACTCGCTCAACGTATCTGGAACTTTCAACCAAGTCGCATTCTGTCGTGTCAACGGCAGCGTTCCATACCCGGTAAAcaataatatcttttttgaAGTCTGGCTTCCAGAAAGCATCGCGTATAATGACAAGTTCCTAGCTGTCG GCAATGGCGGCTTGGCTGGTCGAATCGACTATGCCTCAATGCTAGAAAACGTCAACAAGGGCTTCGCAACTTCGGGGGGGGACAGCGGTCATCTTGCTTCAGATAATAACGACGGCGATGCATACCCAGGTGGCATCTACTTGCCGTTCCTTCACGACCAGAATCAAGTCCTTGCATGGATCCGCAATTCTATCGCGCTCTTCACGCCTGTAGCGAAAGAAATCGCAACGTTTTACTATGAAAAGTCTCCGCAACATACCTATTACAAGGGATGTTCGACCGGTGGAGCCCAAGGCTTTGCACTTGCTCAGTATCACCCTCAGCTATTCGACGGCATTGTTGCCGGCTGTCCGGGTAATTGGTACTCGCATCTGGCGCTGTCCTTTCTGTGGAACCAGCAGGTGACTCTG GGTGCTTCGTTCTTGCCACAAGGATCACTCGACTTGATCGCAAATGCCGTGTTAGACAAGTGCGACACGCTAGACGGTGTTGAGGACCGAGTCCTCGAGAATCCACTTGCATGCACATTTGACTTGGACAAGCTCGCTTGCACGACGCCCGCTACTAACTCGTCACATTGTTTGACATCTGAACAACTCACAGCTGCCAAGAATATATACGCGGGACCCCGCCATTCCCTGAGCAATACCAGCATCTACCCTGGGTTTGGTCTGGGCAGTGAGTCGGAATGGATGATGCAGGAGGGTCGTTTGTCCCTTTCGttctctcttcctctcctGCAAAACATGGTATTCGACGACTTGAATTACAATGGCAGCACATTCGACTGGGCTAGCGATGTGGATGCGCTGGATCTCAAGGTTGGAAGCTTGATTGACTCCGTCAGTCCCAACCTGACTTCCTTCAAGAACAGGGGAGGAAAGCTTCTTGTAACGCAAGGATGGGCCGACCCTTTCAATGCGGCAACCTGGCCCATTGATCATTTGAAAGAGATCAGTCAGGTGACAGGTGGCGATCGAGATGAGTGGTTATCTTTATTTATGGTTCCAGGTAAGTTTAGATTGGTAGCCGCCATTATGTGGCTTTCCTTGAGCGCGCGATTAATGAGGTTCTTTATGTAG